In Phyllostomus discolor isolate MPI-MPIP mPhyDis1 chromosome 2, mPhyDis1.pri.v3, whole genome shotgun sequence, the following are encoded in one genomic region:
- the PRPH gene encoding peripherin has translation MSHPSGLRATVSSTSYRRTFGPPPSLSPGAFSYSSSSRFSGSRLLGSASSSSSVRLGSFRGPRAGAGALLRLPSERLDFSMAEALNQEFLATRSNEKQELQELNDRFANFIEKVRFLEQQNAALRGELSQARGQEPARADQLCQQELRELRRELELLGRERDRVQVERDGLAEDLAALKQRLEDETRKREDAEHNLVLFRKDVDDATLARLELERKIESLMDEIEFLKKLHEEELRDLQVTVDNQQVQQIEVEATVKPELTAALRDIRAQYESIAAKNLQEAEEWYKSKYADLSDAANRNHEALRQAKQEMNESRRQIQSLTCEVDGLRGTNEALLRQLRELEEQFALEAGGYQAGTARLEEELRQLKEEMARHLREYQELLNVKMALDIEIATYRKLLEGEENRISVPVHSFASLSIKTTVPEVEPPQDSHSRKMVLIKTIETRDGEVVTESQKEQRSEMDKSSIHSY, from the exons ATGAGCCACCCGTCGGGCCTCCGGGCCACCGTCAGTTCTACCTCCTACCGCCGCACCTTCGGGCCGCCGCCTTCACTGTCCCCCGGGGCCTTCTCCTACTCATCCAGCTCCCGTTTCTCCGGCAGCCGCCTGCTGGGCTCGGCATCCTCCAGCTCCTCGGTGCGTCTGGGTAGCTTCCGCGGCCCCCGGGCCGGCGCGGGCGCCCTCCTGCGCCTGCCCTCTGAGCGCCTCGACTTCTCCATGGCCGAGGCCCTCAACCAGGAGTTTCTGGCCACGCGTAGCAACGAGAAGCAGGAGCTGCAGGAGCTCAACGACCGCTTCGCCAACTTCATTGAGAAGGTGCGCTTCCTGGAGCAGCAGAATGCCGCCTTGCGCGGGGAGCTGAGCCAGGCCCGAGGCCAGGAGCCGGCGCGCGCCGACCAGCTGTGCCAGCAGGAGCTGCGCGAGCTGCGCAGGGAGCTGGAGCTGCTGGGCCGCGAGCGCGACCGGGTGCAGGTGGAGCGCGACGGGCTGGCGGAGGACCTGGCGGCGCTCAAGCAGAG GCTGGAAGACGAAACACGCAAGCGGGAGGACGCCGAGCACAACCTCGTGCTCTTTCGCAAG GACGTGGACGATGCTACCCTGGCCCGCCTGGAGCTAGAACGCAAGATTGAATCTCTGATGGATGAGATTGAGTTCCTCAAGAAGCTGCATGAGGAG GAGTTGCGAGATCTGCAGGTGACCGTGGACAACCAGCAGGTGCAGCAGATCGAAGTGGAGGCGACCGTGAAGCCGGAGCTGACAGCAGCGCTGAGGGATATCCGCGCGCAGTATGAGAGCATCGCAGCCAAGAacctgcaggaggcagaggagtggTACAAGTCCAAG TATGCGGATCTGTCCGATGCCGCCAACCGAAACCACGAGGCCCTGCGCCAGGCCAAGCAGGAGATGAACGAGTCCCGACGCCAGATCCAGAGCCTGACCTGCGAGGTAGACGGACTGCGAGGCACG AATGAGGCGCTGCTCAGACAGCTGAGGGAACTGGAGGAGCAGTTTGCCCTGGAGGCCGGCGGGTACCAGGCGGGCACTGCGCGCCTCGAGGAAGAGCTGCGGCAGCTTAAAGAGGAGATGGCGCGGCACTTGCGCGAGTACCAGGAGCTCCTCAACGTCAAGATGGCCCTGGACATCGAGATTGCCACCTATCGAAAGCTGCTGGAGGGCGAGGAGaaccg GATCTCTGTGCCTGTCCATTCCTTTGCATCTTTAAGTATAAAGACGACTG TGCCTGAGGTGGAGCCTCCCCAGGACAGCCACAGCCGGAAGATGGTTTTGATCAAGACCATTGAGACCCGAGATGGGGAG GTGGTGACGGAGTCCCAGAAGGAGCAGCGCAGTGAGATGGACAAGTCCTCCATTCACAGCTATTGA